In Rutidosis leptorrhynchoides isolate AG116_Rl617_1_P2 chromosome 6, CSIRO_AGI_Rlap_v1, whole genome shotgun sequence, the DNA window GCATTTTATCCAACTATATTTAAACATATGGGTTTGCATTATAAATAATACGAGTATCAAGTATCATCTATATTTAAAGAAGTGTTTCAGGCCAACTCAACCCGTGCCAAAAACCCTTTTTGACACCCGCCCATTTTGCCACATTGCATGCCGGGTGCACATCTAACAAATACATACCTGTGATCTAAAGTGCCTTCGCTCTTCGTTTCTACCATAACTTCTATGATAACCACGTGTATGCACATCACGACCAAGATCATCACTAATATCAACAAGCCAACGATCACGTGAACCCACATCATCAACGAGACCCGTGGTTAAAAATAATGCCGGAAAATCAATTTCCCTTCTATAGCTTCGTCTCGATGAACTACCCCTAAAAACTCTCGCACTATTCATTCTTCCTTCACGACTATTAATTACCGAAATACCCCCCGAGACAACATTACGAGATACACTCCCTGAATCAACAACAAGTATTCCCGAACCGGACGTTGTCAAACCATTTCCAAACATCCGAAGGCTTAAAAACGAATCAGAAAGAACCAATAACGCCCGTGGGTCAGAATCAACATCCCTAGTTATATCACTATGATTCTGATCCGAATTTGCATCAAAATCGAGATTTTCTTGAATCACGTTGTCGGATGCACTCACGGGTACGGCATCATTTACTGCACTTTGTGTGTCGAAAGTAAAAGGTGGGTCCGACTCAGTTCCCGACACTGATTCTTGGATTGGTTGACTTTCATAAGATGTACTAGTATTCTTTGTACTACTATTACAGCTTTCAGATTCTTCGGGTTCGGTCTCTGAAGTTTTAGAACTTGCGCACATCGGTTCAGAATCGAAAAACGAAGAAGACGCACCTGCAGAACTTATAGATTCGACACTAGTAGGAGGAAGATTTTCTACAGAGTTGATCGGAGATTCCAACTACAAGTGACGGATGAAATATAATGTCAAAGATATCAAATACGCAAATACAAAGTTAATCAAACTATTCGGTTAAAAGGTACAGAAAGAAAGAAAGTTAAGTGATAAAGTAATAGTTATAGAGCAATTATGAAGAG includes these proteins:
- the LOC139852182 gene encoding uncharacterized protein, which translates into the protein MGSGSSRIGSGQPSEPSRLNRTKGKLSSLLLCGLTSDSNSHPSVLELESPINSVENLPPTSVESISSAGASSSFFDSEPMCASSKTSETEPEESESCNSSTKNTSTSYESQPIQESVSGTESDPPFTFDTQSAVNDAVPVSASDNVIQENLDFDANSDQNHSDITRDVDSDPRALLVLSDSFLSLRMFGNGLTTSGSGILVVDSGSVSRNVVSGGISVINSREGRMNSARVFRGSSSRRSYRREIDFPALFLTTGLVDDVGSRDRWLVDISDDLGRDVHTRGYHRSYGRNEERRHFRSQMSESGLRDDNEREHRTRLCASGMHLDGACSCGSSFMGEEVVSLGSISRVVLLAQALSEVLDEMHRQPLSLSMTMLSLPAPESVVDSFLLKNHKRMNASESGPNYVQQCYICLVDYEEEDKIRVLPCQHEYHAACVDKWLKEVNGVCPVCRCNVCDTPATSQSTVSSSELSA